A window of Eubalaena glacialis isolate mEubGla1 chromosome 11, mEubGla1.1.hap2.+ XY, whole genome shotgun sequence genomic DNA:
AAAGCTCTCTACCAGCCGGATGTGGACCACCTCGGGCAGCGGGATGAGGGCCGAGAGGACCCAGACCCCGGCACACACGGCCCGCCGCCCTCGATGCTGGTGGCGCTGCCAGGAGGGAGAGGCGTTGGTGAGGGTGACGTAGCGGTCGATGCTGAGGCACACCAGGAAGAAGATGCTGCTGTACATGTTGGCAAAGTAGAAGTAGTGAGTGAAGCGGCAGGAGAAGCTGCCCCAGAGCCAGGTGTAGTCCAGCGTGACCTCCAGCATCCACACGGGCAGAGACAGGACGATGCCCAGGTCGGCGATGGCCATGTTGAGGACGTAGAGGCGCAGCAGCCCTGCACGGGTCGCCCCACGCCAGTTGACGCAGATCACCAGGAGGTTCTCCACCAGCCCGACCACGAAGACAGCCAGGTAGAGCACGAAGAGGGCCACTCGCTTGGTGCTCTCGCTGAGCTCCATGTGGCACTCGGGCAGGGTGTGGTTGAAGAAGTGGAGCAGTTCCGTCCAGTTGTGGATCTCTCCCGCCTCGCTGGCGGGCGCCACGCTGGGCCCCGTGGCCGACATGAGGACCAGCGAGTGCctagtggggagaagggagggttgGAAGAGAGAGGAGGCCTCGAAAGCAGCCTGGTGTTCCCAGGGTCGCAGGCCACAGGGGCCAGGAGGCTTCGGGGAAAGATCCTGCGtctgaagaggcaagaaagggaaGTGTAACATTCAAACCGTGAATAAATAGCACACAACTCACTGCTGGCTTTAACCCATGAAcagaaatattttgttaaggGGTCTCAGTGGTGGGAGAGACCAGAGGCCAAACGCTTTCTCCCCGGCCCGGCCAGTCCCGCCCTTCTCCAGCCCAGGTGGGCTCAACCTCCACTTCTCTCCTGGCGCTTCACCCTTTGGCCCTTTCACACAGGCCTTCCTTAGGGGCTCTTGCTCTGTCTTGCTGCTTGGGCCTTGTGTAtgggacacacatacacaaacacagacacagacacacacacctccaGTTCATCCCTGGGAACATCTGTGGATCATGCAGGAAAGCCAGTCGTCTCCAAACTCCACTGCCTTCTTCCCTGAGAGAGGGCAACACTCACCTGAGTTTCCCTGTTGGGAGCACCTCCGGTCCTGGAGGGCCGGCAGGTCTGGACTGCTGTGGAGCTGCGGGGAGGCTGGAGGGACTGTGGCCGTGGGGCTGGCTTTGCTGCAGGCTTCAGGGCCGCCCTTCTCATCCGGGAAGCAGTATCACTGGCTGAGGCTCTGTGGGAGAGGGTCGGGGTTTTTCCTGCCTTCCCCCAATCCAGTTAGAGGGGAAGTCACAGCGAAACATCCAGTGTAGCGGTGACAGGGAGGAGTCAGGCTGCAAGCGTTAAATTCCAGACTCCTGTGGCTGTGTGAATTtacctctttaagcctcagttctctcctctgcaaaatgggacaGCAATAGTATCTACTAATATGGGTgtctgtgagaattaaatgagccaTCAAAGTGACGTGCTAATGCTTTACGTATGTACGTATTTTCCACCCGATAAATGCGATTGGCATCCCACTCTCCCCTGTCTGTCTTGATACCTACTGAAGCAGaacgggatgggggtgggagggctaaaataaatctgaaaattatTCAGACGTAATCACTCTGGCTCTTTTGGTGAATGGCCATCCCTGCCATTCCCCCAGCCTTCACTTTGTGATCTGAGGTGAGAATCTGGAGAGAGAGGTAGACTGAatgtgggtggggaaggggctgtgTTGAGCTTCGGGGAGACTCCTggatgggaaggggaaggagaacagCATTCTCCCCCCTACAGCTCATACTGCTCTGGCCACgtgtggaggagagagagaggcagagagagaagacagacacCAGGATTCTCTCTCCCTCCAAGCCAAGGGGAAGGCTTGGAGCCCCCGGATTTGTGTTGTTGGTGAGCATCAAGTGTCAGCAGAGCGTCCTGCTTCTCAGAGCTCTTTCACCTCAGTTAGTCATTTGATCCCTGATGTACCtctgtggggagggaggatgggcttCCTTATCCAGAGACGTTCCCTGTCTCACACAAGCCACACAGCAGCAGCAAAAAGAGAACAGAACCGCCTGGAGCTGGGCCCATGTTTTGTAGGCTGTAGGGCCAGGGGTGTGCTGGCTGGAGGGGATTAAATTTAATCGAGGTGAAATCCCTATGACaacattaactattttaaagtttacaattcaatggcatttagtattcacgttgttgtgcaaccaccacttctatctaattccaaaatattttcatcaccccaaaagaaaacacCACACCCATTAAGCATGCAGTCTCAAgtcccctctcccctcagcccctggcagccaacTGGTAACCAcccttctgctttctgtctctgcgGATTTACCTATTAAGGATATTTAATATCAATCAAATCATGCGTGTgacctttgtgtctgtttttttttcacttagcataatgttaaaaaaatttttttattgaaatatagttgatttacaattttgtgttagtttctggtgtatagcaaagtgattcagttatatatatatataaatatattctttttcatattcttttccatcatggtttattataagatactgaatatagttccctatgctatacagtaggaccttgttgtttatctattttatatacagtggtttgtatctgctaatcccaaactcctaatttatccctcccccactgcctttcccctttagtaaccatacatttgttttctatgtctgtgagtctgtttctgttttgtaaataagttcatttgtatcatattttagattccacatgtgatatcatatggtatttatctttctctgtctgacgtacttcacttagtatgataatctctaggtccatccatgctgctgcaaatggcattatttctttcttttttatggctgacatatatatacacacacacacacacacacacacacacacacacacacacacatataccacatcttctttatccattcatctgtcaatggtgttgggtcttcctttctgtgcgagggcttttctctagttgcggcaagcgggggccactcttcatcgcggtgcgcgggcctctcactatcgcggcctctcttgttgtggagcacaggctccagacgcgcaggctcagtagttgtggctcacgggcttagttgctctgcggcatgtgggatcttcccagaccagggctcgaacacgtgtcccctgcgttggcaggcagattctcaaccactgcgccaccagggaagccccatgcatctttttgaattatagttttatccgGATATATGCCCCggagtgggattggtggatcatatggcaactctatttttagttttataaggaaactccatactgttttccatagtggctgcaccaatttacattcccaccaacagtgtatgtaggagggttcccttttctccacatcctctccagaatttattatttgtagacttcttaatgatggccattctgactggtgtgaggtgatacttcattgtagttttgatttgcatttctctgataattagcaatgttgagcatttttcatgtgcctattggccatctgtatgtctgttttttttaaggaatttttatttatttttaaaaatgtatttatttatttttggctgcgttgggtcttcattgctctgcgcgggctttctctagttgcggcgagtgggggctactcttcgctgcagtgtgagggcttctcattgcggtggcttctcttgttgcagagcatgggctctaggcgcgcgggcttcagtagttgaggtgcgtgggctcggtagttgtggctcgcaagctctagagcgcaggctcagtagttgtggtgcacgggcttagttgctccgcggcatgtgggatcttcccggaccagggctcgaacccgtgtcccctgccttggcaggcggattcttaaccactacactaccagggaagtccctgtatgtcttctttggagaaatgtctctcttggtcttctgcccatttattattattatttattagtcatgccatgcagcatgtgggatcttagttcccccaccagggatcgaacccatgccccctgcattggaagcacagagtcttaaccactggaccaccagggaagtccccttctgcccattttttgattgggtttttgttgttgttgttattgagttgtatgagctgtttgtatattttggaaattaagcctttgttggttgcatcatttgcaaatattttctcccattccgtaggttgtcttttcattttgtttatggtgtcctttgctgtgcaaaagcttgtaagtttgattaggtcccatttgtttatttttgcttttatttctattgccttgggcgactgacctaagaaaacattgctacaatttatgtcagagaatgttttgcctgtgttctcttctaggagttttatggtgtcatgtcttaacatttgtctttaagccattttgaatttgtgtgtgtgtgtgtgtgtatggtgtgagggagtgttctaacttcattgatttacatcaattagcataacatttttgaggttcatctgtgttgtagcctgtgtctgtgcttcattcctttttggggctgagtaatattccattgcatggatataccacattttgtttatccattgaaggaggggattttttaaaagtctgctaaTTGacttttttaattgtggtaaaataaacataacatcAAATTTACCATTGTGgctattttaaagtatacagttcagtagcattaagtgcattcacattgttgagcaaccatcaccaccaaccatctccatggaagaggatatttttaattttcagtttccttAAAGCCTCCTCTAGAAAAACTGTTTCTCTACTCAtgacacttctgacaccaaatgtgtagAGTTTTCTCCCCAAAACCAACCAGTTTTCCAACTCTCCAGACATCAATTGGGTGTTCtgtaatttaattcaattctgacaccaacCACCTGGAGTTAGTGTCCAACTCCACAGGtttaagggctcagtctcacaagacGCTCCTCACTTTAGACGCAATCAATGGGTTCCCCTAGGTACCCACACTTCTGTCCAACGTGACTGCAAAGACAGGTGTTCCCACAACCCCCCTCCTGGCAATTTTGATAGTTTGCTGCTGCTTATGTTTactgttttattataaaggatacaaatgaacaacCAGATAAAGAGgtacatagggtgaggtctgtccctgtggagttggaATGCACCACCCTCCTGGCACTTGGATgcgttcaccaacccagaagttcTCTGAACCTCATAGTTTAGGAATTttaatggaggcttcatcacataggcatgatcaattattaattTAATCTCCAACCCCACTCTTCTTTCCAGAGGATGGTGGGAGTGAGGCTGAAAGTTCTAAGCTTCTAATCAAGGCTTGGTCTTTCCGgtgaccagccccatcctgaagccatcctggagcccaccaagagtcatctcattagaacaaaagacattcctatcactcaggaatttccaagggatttaggaatTCTGTGTAAGATGCTCCTATCACTTgcatcactcaggaaattacaaggattttaggagctctgtgtgaGGAACTGGGTCCAGagaccaaatatttattatttcacactTCCACTCACACATCAGATCACTCCTAGGTCAAGAAATCTGTCATGATGAGCTGTGACGatgtaaaattgtgtgtgtgtgtgtgttttgacaggcttgcggcctgtgggatcttagttgcctgaccagggatcgaacccaggcccctggcagtgaaagcgccgagtcctaatcactggaccaccagggaatccctaaaatgtggttttctttgatttttcagcCAGTTCTACTCTCTCTGTTTAGGATCTCAGTTTCTATCCTATGGCTGTCTCTTTTCAGTTAAGGAGCCTTCTGAGAATTTTCACTTCCTTCTCTATGC
This region includes:
- the GPR182 gene encoding G-protein coupled receptor 182 isoform X1, which translates into the protein MRRAALKPAAKPAPRPQSLQPPRSSTAVQTCRPSRTGGAPNRETQTQDLSPKPPGPCGLRPWEHQAAFEASSLFQPSLLPTRHSLVLMSATGPSVAPASEAGEIHNWTELLHFFNHTLPECHMELSESTKRVALFVLYLAVFVVGLVENLLVICVNWRGATRAGLLRLYVLNMAIADLGIVLSLPVWMLEVTLDYTWLWGSFSCRFTHYFYFANMYSSIFFLVCLSIDRYVTLTNASPSWQRHQHRGRRAVCAGVWVLSALIPLPEVVHIRLVESFEPMCLFMAPFETYSTWALAVALSTTVLGFLLPFPLIAVFNVLTACRLRRAGQPEGRRHCLLVCAYIAVFVICWLPYHVTLLLITLHGTHISLHCYLAHLLYFFYDIIDCFSMLHCVVNPILYNFLSPSFRGRLLNAVVHYLPKVQAREGRHASSSSSSSTQHSIVITKEGIQRPAASPHHHPSLNFQEADTPPTSAPRALIAS